A window of the Streptomyces finlayi genome harbors these coding sequences:
- a CDS encoding MerR family transcriptional regulator, which translates to MPTLKSSALRTVDVALRAGYSVQQVRNLERDGVLPPVARTAAGYRIYGERHLHSALAYRALAVGAGPVEARRIVRALHQRPVPEVLALLDAAHARLDRERTDLKLAQEAVEVISAESVEDVRPSDSMSVCELAVALGVRASALRHWDAEGLAVPDRVPPRETRRYSPAQARDARIVHQLRSAGYRVGPIRSLMPALRHGHGSGDVRAALAVRDADITARSHALFDATAALSAALAAEART; encoded by the coding sequence GTGCCAACCCTCAAGTCGTCGGCCCTGCGCACGGTCGATGTCGCCCTACGTGCCGGGTACTCCGTCCAGCAGGTGCGCAACCTTGAGCGCGACGGTGTGCTCCCGCCGGTAGCGCGCACAGCTGCGGGCTACCGGATCTACGGGGAGAGGCATCTGCATTCCGCTCTGGCCTACCGAGCCCTCGCGGTCGGAGCAGGACCTGTCGAGGCCAGGCGGATCGTCCGTGCCCTGCATCAGCGCCCGGTCCCGGAGGTACTTGCCCTTCTCGACGCGGCGCATGCCCGGCTCGACCGGGAGCGTACGGACCTCAAGCTCGCTCAAGAGGCCGTCGAGGTGATCTCTGCCGAGTCGGTCGAAGACGTACGTCCATCGGACTCGATGAGCGTCTGCGAACTCGCCGTCGCCCTCGGAGTGCGCGCATCGGCGTTGCGGCACTGGGACGCCGAAGGACTGGCCGTCCCCGACCGGGTCCCCCCGCGGGAAACGCGGCGGTACTCGCCGGCCCAGGCGCGGGATGCCCGGATCGTCCACCAGCTACGCAGCGCTGGGTACCGTGTCGGCCCGATCCGGTCCCTGATGCCGGCCCTGCGACACGGGCACGGATCGGGAGACGTCCGCGCCGCACTGGCGGTCAGGGACGCCGACATCACTGCCCGCTCCCACGCCCTCTTCGACGCAACCGCCGCACTGAGCGCCGCACTCGCCGCCGAGGCTCGGACGTGA
- a CDS encoding DUF6194 family protein, with translation MTIEEIINHVADLDGVLAVRPGPGDGSPEVSWGDTFFYYAPDGVVPTTAQPFATIVVKNYPGDERSRLERPDTFRVNIAAGTQAFVDWIGHPPREPAVDGDPSVTDAVMAHPVYGSLGWLAVVNPGRRTGAATRELLRDAYRLARARHERRTGSTTG, from the coding sequence ATGACCATCGAAGAGATCATCAACCATGTGGCGGACCTCGATGGAGTCCTGGCCGTCAGGCCGGGTCCCGGAGACGGCTCACCAGAGGTCAGCTGGGGGGACACGTTCTTCTACTACGCTCCCGACGGCGTCGTACCGACAACGGCCCAGCCGTTCGCGACGATCGTGGTGAAGAACTACCCGGGCGATGAGCGATCGCGCCTGGAGCGCCCGGACACGTTCCGCGTCAACATCGCCGCGGGGACGCAAGCCTTCGTCGACTGGATCGGCCACCCGCCGCGCGAACCGGCCGTCGACGGCGACCCGAGCGTCACCGATGCTGTGATGGCGCACCCTGTCTACGGCTCCCTGGGCTGGCTCGCGGTGGTGAACCCGGGCCGGCGGACGGGGGCGGCGACCCGCGAACTGCTCCGCGACGCCTACCGCCTCGCGCGTGCGCGCCATGAGCGACGTACCGGGTCAACGACGGGCTGA